A genomic segment from Haloarchaeobius salinus encodes:
- a CDS encoding sugar phosphate nucleotidyltransferase gives MEAIVLAAGRGSRLEPLTDDRPKGLVEVGGRPLLVDCLDQLLSVGVDRFVLVVGYEAGQIIDHFGEEHRGRPITYAHQSERDGVASALLAAEECVTDDEFLVMLGDNVFRANIGAVVGALRTEGTDGAVLVEEVAPSAASRYGVCQLDERGQIDSIVEKPDDPPSTLVATGLYAFTDGIFDACRRIESSDRGEYEISDAIDEYATEHDVEAVPLDGWRVDIGYPRDRNEANRRLVGDSPIPRERAGASESFD, from the coding sequence ATGGAAGCCATCGTGCTCGCGGCGGGTCGGGGGAGCCGGCTCGAACCGCTCACCGACGATCGCCCGAAGGGACTCGTTGAGGTCGGCGGTCGCCCGCTGCTCGTCGACTGCCTCGACCAGCTGCTCTCCGTGGGCGTCGACCGGTTCGTCCTCGTCGTCGGCTACGAGGCCGGCCAGATTATCGATCACTTCGGCGAGGAGCACCGCGGGAGACCCATCACCTACGCACACCAGTCGGAGCGGGACGGCGTCGCCTCGGCGCTCCTCGCCGCCGAGGAGTGCGTCACGGACGACGAGTTCCTCGTGATGCTCGGGGACAACGTGTTCAGGGCGAACATCGGTGCCGTGGTCGGCGCACTCCGCACGGAGGGGACGGACGGCGCAGTGCTGGTCGAGGAGGTCGCCCCCTCCGCGGCGAGCCGCTACGGAGTCTGCCAGCTCGACGAACGCGGGCAGATCGACTCCATCGTGGAGAAGCCCGACGACCCGCCCTCGACGCTCGTCGCGACCGGGCTCTACGCCTTCACCGACGGTATCTTCGACGCCTGTCGCCGAATCGAGTCCTCCGACCGCGGCGAGTACGAGATCAGCGACGCCATCGACGAGTACGCGACGGAGCACGACGTCGAGGCGGTACCGCTCGATGGCTGGCGCGTCGACATCGGCTACCCACGGGACAGGAACGAGGCGAACCGCAGACTCGTCGGCGATTCGCCGATACCCCGCGAGCGGGCGGGGGCGTCGGAGTCCTTCGACTGA
- a CDS encoding acyltransferase has translation MRDSQIGDGTSVAPYSSIVDARIGLDCRIWRYVNLYGCELGDETMVGSFVEVQDDAVVGDRCRLQTHAFVCSNVEVGDGVFVSHGAKFINDRYPPSGDTEEWESTIVGDGAAIGTNATLLPVSVGENALVGAGAVVVRDVPANAIVAGNPAEIIGYRD, from the coding sequence GTGCGAGACAGTCAGATCGGCGACGGTACGAGCGTCGCCCCCTACTCGAGCATCGTCGACGCTCGCATCGGGCTCGACTGCCGGATCTGGCGGTACGTCAACCTCTACGGCTGCGAGCTCGGTGACGAGACGATGGTCGGCTCGTTCGTCGAGGTACAGGACGACGCCGTCGTCGGTGACCGCTGCCGGCTCCAGACGCACGCGTTCGTCTGCTCCAACGTGGAGGTCGGCGACGGCGTGTTCGTGAGTCACGGCGCGAAGTTCATCAACGACCGCTATCCGCCTAGCGGCGACACGGAGGAGTGGGAGTCGACCATCGTCGGGGACGGCGCGGCCATCGGGACGAACGCGACCCTCCTCCCCGTCAGCGTCGGCGAGAATGCGCTCGTCGGTGCCGGTGCGGTCGTCGTGAGGGACGTGCCCGCGAACGCCATCGTCGCCGGCAACCCGGCCGAGATAATCGGCTACCGGGACTGA